In a single window of the Micromonospora sp. WMMD1155 genome:
- a CDS encoding epoxide hydrolase family protein produces the protein MSNDNEIRPFRLDTSEDSIADLRRRIAATRWPTRELVTDRSQGVQLATIQELARYWLTDYDWRACETRLNSLPQFTTTIDGVEIHFVHVRSRHENALPLIMTHGWPGSVVELLGIVGPLTDPTAHGGTPEDAFHLVLPSLPGYGFSGEPTELGWDSARMAQAWAKLMDRLGYARYVAQGGDVGAAVTDAMGRQAPAGLLGIHVNLLAGAIGIKDQLPAESEQERAARAALDLFTMDGFGYFLEQSTRPQTIGYSLLDSPVGLAAWMLDHDTDSYYKISRAFLDGAPAGGLTRDSILDNITLYWLTGTGASSARWYWEFGRFLAAAQAAGQTPPPVTVPVGFTTFPEEIWAAPRSWAETVYPGIAYFNEADRGGHFAAWEEPELFSAEVRAAFRPLRKS, from the coding sequence GTGTCCAACGACAACGAAATCCGTCCCTTCCGGCTCGACACGTCGGAGGACTCGATCGCCGACCTGCGTCGCCGGATCGCGGCCACTCGCTGGCCCACCCGCGAGTTGGTCACCGATCGCTCGCAGGGGGTGCAGCTGGCGACGATCCAGGAGCTGGCCCGCTACTGGCTGACCGATTACGACTGGCGTGCGTGCGAGACGAGGCTGAACTCGCTGCCGCAGTTCACGACGACCATCGACGGCGTCGAGATCCACTTCGTCCACGTACGGTCGCGGCACGAGAACGCCCTGCCGCTGATCATGACGCACGGCTGGCCGGGCTCCGTCGTCGAGCTGCTCGGGATCGTCGGCCCGCTGACCGACCCGACAGCGCACGGCGGCACGCCCGAGGACGCGTTCCACCTGGTGCTGCCGTCGTTGCCCGGCTACGGCTTCTCCGGCGAGCCGACCGAGCTTGGCTGGGACTCGGCGCGAATGGCACAGGCGTGGGCGAAACTCATGGACCGCCTCGGGTACGCGCGCTACGTCGCGCAGGGTGGCGACGTCGGCGCCGCCGTCACGGACGCCATGGGGCGTCAGGCCCCTGCTGGGCTGCTCGGCATCCACGTGAACCTGCTCGCCGGGGCGATCGGCATCAAGGACCAGCTGCCGGCAGAATCCGAGCAGGAACGCGCGGCGCGCGCCGCGCTCGACCTGTTCACGATGGACGGCTTCGGCTACTTCCTGGAGCAGTCGACCCGGCCGCAGACGATCGGCTACTCGCTGCTGGACTCACCTGTCGGGTTGGCGGCCTGGATGCTCGACCACGACACGGACAGCTACTACAAGATCTCCCGCGCGTTCCTCGACGGTGCGCCGGCCGGCGGTCTCACCCGGGACAGCATCCTGGACAACATCACGCTGTACTGGTTGACCGGTACCGGCGCGTCGTCCGCCCGGTGGTACTGGGAGTTCGGGCGGTTCCTCGCCGCGGCTCAGGCGGCCGGCCAGACTCCGCCACCGGTCACGGTTCCGGTCGGCTTCACCACGTTCCCCGAAGAGATCTGGGCCGCTCCGCGTAGCTGGGCCGAGACGGTCTACCCCGGCATCGCGTACTTCAACGAGGCTGACCGCGGCGGGCACTTCGCGGCCTGGGAGGAGCCGGAACTCTTCTCCGCCGAGGTACGGGCCGCGTTCCGGCCGCTGCGGAAATCCTGA